One genomic region from Populus nigra chromosome 8, ddPopNigr1.1, whole genome shotgun sequence encodes:
- the LOC133701098 gene encoding WAT1-related protein At5g07050-like, with protein MKNLGCCSKFLESSKPYFAMIALQFGYAGMNIITKVSLNRGMSHYVLVVYRHAFATAVIAPFALFFERKMQPKITFPVFMQIFVLALLGPVIDQNFYYAGLKYTSPTFSCAMSNMLPAMTFVMAVIFRMEKLDIKKVRCQAKLLGTLVTVAGAMFMTLYKGPIVEMLWSKHIHPRKSYVTDTTGTTDKDWFKGSILLIIATLAWASLFVLQTKALKTYKNHQLSLTSLVCFIGTLQAIAVTFVMEHKSSVWRIGWDMNLLAAAYAGIVTSSISYYVQGLVIKKKGPVFATAFSPLMMIIVAILGSFILAEKIYLGGIVGSALIVMGLYSVLWGKHKEKMEVDPEEIPEPVKGTVQGNGNSIVVIEDIEANEVQVQKAEANNNFSAMAMSMPMALPDLPHKESQEPRA; from the exons ATGAAGAACTTAGGGTGTTGCAGCAAGTTTCTTGAGAGTTCTAAGCCCTACTTTGCCATGATCGCCTTACAATTTGGTTATGCTGGCATGAATATTATAACAAAAGTGTCACTTAACCGTGGTATGAGCCACTATGTCCTTGTGGTTTATCGCCATGCCTTTGCCACTGCAGTCATTGCTccatttgctttgttttttgagAG GAAAATGCAACCGAAGATCACCTTTCCTGTTTTCATGCAGATATTTGTCCTTGCCCTTCTTGG ACCTGTGATAGACCAGAACTTTTACTATGCTGGTCTGAAGTATACATCCCCAACTTTCTCCTGTGCAATGAGCAACATGCTTCCTGCAATGACATTTGTCATGGCAGTCATATTCCG GATGGAGAAACTGGACATAAAGAAGGTGAGATGCCAAGCGAAGCTGCTGGGAACTCTAGTGACTGTTGCCGGGGCAATGTTTATGACCTTATACAAGGGTCCTATTGTAGAGATGCTGTGGTCTAAGCATATCCATCCACGTAAATCCTATGTGACTGATACCACAGGGACGACTGACAAAGACTGGTTCAAGGGCTCCATTCTGCTTATCATTGCTACTCTTGCTTGGGCTTCCTTGTTTGTTTTGCAA ACCAAAGCATTGAAGACATATAAGAACCACCAGCTCTCTCTCACGTCACTTGTGTGCTTCATTGGAACCCTACAAGCTATTGCTGTGACATTTGTGATGGAGCACAAGAGCTCGGTTTGGAGAATTGGCTGGGACATGAACCTCCTTGCTGCTGCCTATGCT GGGATAGTGACATCAAGCATCTCATACTATGTCCAAGGATTggtgataaagaaaaaaggtcCAGTTTTTGCTACTGCTTTTAGCCCTTTGATGATGATCATTGTAGCCATCTTGGGCTCATTCATATTGGCAGAAAAGATATACCTTGGAGG TATTGTTGGTTCAGCCTTGATAGTTATGGGCCTATACTCAGTCCTGTGGGGAAAGCACAAGGAGAAAATGGAGGTCGACCCGGAGGAGATACCAGAACCCGTAAAGGGTACTGTTCAAGGAAATGGCAATTCTATAGTAGTGATTGAAGATATCGAAGCTAATGAAGTTCAGGTGCAGAAAGCGGAAGCCAACAACAATTTCTCTGCGATGGCCATGAGCATGCCCATGGCCCTGCCAGACCTTCCACACAAAGAGAGCCAAGAGCCAAGAGCCTAG
- the LOC133700467 gene encoding carboxylesterase 15-like: MVHQKKLVEEVSGWLRTFDDGSVDRTWTGPPEVTFMAEPVPPHEEFKEGVAVRDVTIDEKSGLRVRIYLPQHEPHYTDNHNKLPIIVHFHGGGFCISQADWYMYYYMYSRLARSASAIVVSVYLRLAPEHPLPAAIDDGFSALMWLRSLGQGHDSYEPWLNNYGDFNRVFLIGDSSGGNLVHHVAARAGHVDLSPVRLAGGILVHPGFVRSVRSKSEMEQTESPFLTLDMVDRFLKLALPKGCTKDHPFTCPVGHAAPPLDGLNLPPFLLCVAETDLIRDTEMEYYEAMRKANKDVELLINPGVGHSFYLNKIAVDMDPHTAAQTTGLMEGIIEFIKKH; this comes from the coding sequence ATGGTCCATCAGAAGAAACTTGTGGAGGAGGTATCTGGCTGGCTAAGAACCTTTGATGATGGCTCGGTGGACCGGACATGGACCGGACCGCCTGAGGTCACGTTCATGGCAGAGCCAGTGCCTCCACATGAGGAATTCAAAGAGGGTGTTGCCGTACGTGATGTCACCATTGATGAAAAGTCTGGCCTTAGAGTTAGAATTTATCTACCACAACATGAGCCTCACTACACAGATAATCATAATAAGCTTCCTATAATTGTCCATTTTCACGGGGGTGGTTTTTGCATTAGCCAAGCTGATTGGTACATGTATTATTACATGTACTCTAGGCTTGCTAGGTCAGCTTCAGCAATTGTTGTCTCGGTCTACTTAAGGCTAGCCCCCGAGCATCCCCTCCCAGCTGCAATTGATGATGGCTTCTCTGCCCTCATGTGGTTACGTTCATTAGGACAAGGACATGACTCTTATGAGCCATGGCTTAATAATTATGGAGATTTCAACAGGGTTTTTCTTATTGGAGATAGCTCAGGGGGGAACTTGGTGCACCATGTGGCTGCACGTGCTGGTCATGTGGATTTGAGTCCGGTAAGACTTGCCGGAGGCATTCTAGTCCATCCTGGATTTGTCCGGTCAGTGAGGAGCAAATCCGAGATGGAGCAAACAGAGTCGCCTTTCTTAACCCTAGACATGGTGGACAGGTTCTTGAAGTTGGCATTGCCAAAAGGGTGCACCAAGGACCACCCTTTTACGTGTCCAGTGGGGCATGCAGCACCACCGCTGGACGGCCTTAATCTTCCACCATTCTTGCTTTGTGTGGCGGAGACTGACCTGATTAGGGACACCGAGATGGAGTACTATGAGGCCATGAGAAAGGCTAATAAGGATGTGGAGTTGCTAATTAATCCTGGAGTGGGTCACAGTTTTTATCTTAACAAGATTGCTGTTGATATGGACCCACATACTGCTGCACAAACTACTGGTCTCATGGAAGGGATCATAGAGTTCATCAAGAAgcactaa
- the LOC133702394 gene encoding putative RING-H2 finger protein ATL69 gives MSIADPPAPAVAGSGLGYGIAIAVSILVLISTIMLASYACIKVKGNGFGRNSSSDSGVSDGYGPHRHFTTRDSIELMPVVVVGLDEPIIESYPKMVLGDSRRLPKPNEGPCSICLSDYLPKDTIRCIPYCNHCFHADCIDGWLKMNATCPLCRNSPAPSKDSTPVATPLAEVVPLAFHAR, from the coding sequence CTGATCCACCAGCGCCGGCCGTGGCGGGTAGTGGCCTCGGTTATGGTATTGCCATAGCTGTTAGCATCCTCGTCCTCATTTCTACTATAATGCTTGCTTCTTATGCTTGCATAAAGGTTAAAGGTAATGGTTTCGGCCGTAACAGCAGTAGCGATAGTGGTGTCAGTGATGGTTATGGGCCTCACCGGCATTTCACCACCAGGGATTCGATAGAGCTTATgccggtggtggtggtgggccTAGATGAGCCCATTATAGAGTCGTACCCTAAGATGGTGTTAGGCGACAGCCGGAGGTTACCCAAGCCCAATGAAGGCCCATGCTCCATATGCTTGTCTGATTACCTGCCCAAGGATACCATACGGTGTATTCCATATTGTAATCACTGTTTCCATGCTGACTGTATTGATGGATGGCTTAAGATGAATGCCACGTGTCCGTTGTGTAGGAATTCCCCAGCTCCGTCGAAGGATTCCACGCCTGTTGCTACTCCTCTGGCTGAGGTTGTGCCGTTGGCCTTCCATGCCAGGTGA